One window of the Cryptomeria japonica chromosome 7, Sugi_1.0, whole genome shotgun sequence genome contains the following:
- the LOC131068789 gene encoding oleosin G, whose product MMSFRDFKMPKFDGGLSEILRSVAGLSYIYDHPPDSIHVLCFATLLTSSANLLLLAPLSVAGIAICLLILAPVLILLTPILIPLEMVLFLTVGGLIFGGIFGVAVILGVRWVYKYVNGENSGSVQTYYVEDRRPPDYDDVAQSSSVAAPAAAPPDAALAALPEAACHWMF is encoded by the coding sequence ATGATGAGTTTCAGGGATTTTAAGATGCCTAAATTTGATGGCGGATTAAGTGAGATTTTGAGAAGTGTAGCTGGTTTGAGCTATATCTATGACCATCCACCGGATTCGATTCATGTTCTGTGTTTTGCAACGCTGTTAACATCGTCTGCAAATTTACTGCTTTTGGCACCCCTTTCTGTGGCAGGAATTGCAATCTGTCTGCTAATTTTAGCCCCTGTTTTGATCCTGCTCACTCCCATATTGATACCCCTGGAAATGGTGCTATTTCTGACAGTTGGGGGTCTCATTTTTGGGGGTATTTTTGGAGTGGCAGTAATTTTAGGTGTTAGATGGGTGTATAAGTATGTGAATGGCGAGAATTCTGGTTCTGTTCAGACATATTATGTGGAGGACAGGCGTCCTCCTGATTATGATGACGTGGCTCAATCTTCTTCTGTTGCTGCTCCTGCTGCTGCTCCTCCCGATGCTGCTCTTGCTGCTCTTCCCGAGGCTGCTTGTCATTG